A part of Streptomyces sp. NBC_01451 genomic DNA contains:
- a CDS encoding DUF6113 family protein: MSANGKAPVGEARGKGAAGGSLMAQPLVAPPPGRAAGYLGLFVLGAVVGGAGALVQAAWFPGGLLLALGGAGGLFLGGARAVGTRAGAVAPAAGWMVAVVLLTASRPEGDFVFAAGVGSYLFLLGGMAVAVMCATLARTRQPDGSAVRLGK; this comes from the coding sequence ATGAGTGCGAACGGGAAGGCCCCCGTCGGCGAAGCCCGCGGGAAGGGTGCGGCCGGGGGCAGTCTGATGGCCCAGCCGCTCGTCGCGCCCCCTCCGGGGCGTGCGGCGGGCTACCTGGGGCTCTTCGTCCTCGGGGCCGTCGTGGGGGGCGCGGGCGCGCTCGTGCAGGCCGCGTGGTTCCCGGGCGGGCTGCTGCTCGCGCTGGGCGGGGCGGGCGGGCTGTTCCTCGGCGGGGCGCGTGCCGTCGGCACACGCGCCGGGGCGGTCGCGCCCGCGGCCGGCTGGATGGTCGCCGTCGTCCTGCTCACCGCAAGCCGCCCGGAGGGAGACTTCGTGTTCGCCGCCGGAGTCGGCTCGTACCTCTTCCTCCTCGGCGGGATGGCCGTCGCTGTGATGTGTGCCACGCTCGCCCGGACGCGGCAACCGGACGGTTCCGCTGTCCGACTTGGCAAGTGA
- a CDS encoding DUF397 domain-containing protein, protein MIRKTSAGDASELAWFKSSYSSGPDGDSCVEIATTPGTIHVRDSKIVVDGPHLAFTPATWTAFVPYSTGR, encoded by the coding sequence ATGATCCGCAAGACCTCCGCCGGGGACGCCTCCGAACTGGCGTGGTTCAAGAGCAGCTACAGCAGCGGTCCAGACGGCGACTCATGCGTCGAGATCGCCACCACTCCCGGCACCATCCACGTACGTGATTCCAAGATCGTCGTGGACGGCCCCCATCTGGCCTTCACCCCTGCCACTTGGACCGCTTTCGTGCCGTACTCGACCGGACGCTAA
- a CDS encoding NIPSNAP family protein → MPKTTQLRTYTVRDGRLDEWVERWRKEIVPLRLELGFTIGGAWVDREHSQFFWLISYEGPETFAERNALYWASPEREAMSLDPDDYLVHTEERTVEPAY, encoded by the coding sequence ATGCCGAAGACCACACAGTTGCGTACGTACACCGTTCGGGACGGTCGGCTCGACGAGTGGGTGGAGCGGTGGCGGAAGGAAATCGTGCCGCTGCGGCTGGAGTTGGGATTCACGATCGGAGGGGCCTGGGTGGACCGGGAGCACAGCCAGTTCTTCTGGCTGATCTCGTACGAGGGCCCCGAGACATTCGCGGAACGCAACGCGCTGTACTGGGCGTCGCCCGAGCGCGAAGCCATGAGCCTGGATCCGGACGACTACCTTGTCCACACCGAAGAGCGCACGGTCGAACCGGCCTACTGA
- the mshB gene encoding N-acetyl-1-D-myo-inositol-2-amino-2-deoxy-alpha-D-glucopyranoside deacetylase, which translates to MTELPDRRLLLVHAHPDDESINNGATMARYAAEGARVTLVTCTLGERGEVIPPELAHLTGAALGAYRLRELDAAMRALGVADHRLLGGPGRYGDSGMMGLADNDDPGCFWQADVDEAAGYLVEVILEVRPQVVVTYDPDGGYGHPDHIQAHRVAMRAVELAAEAGWSVPKVYWNRVPRPVAEEGFARLREALPGLPFAKAGAIDDVPGVVDEDRVTTAVDGTAYAAAKAAAMRAHATQVEVAEPWFALSNQQAQPLFTDEYYELVRGEGVERDAGVERISVRETDLFDGIAVTAEGGAR; encoded by the coding sequence ATGACGGAACTGCCCGACCGGCGTCTTCTTCTGGTGCACGCGCACCCGGACGACGAGTCGATCAACAACGGCGCGACCATGGCCAGGTACGCGGCAGAGGGCGCCCGGGTGACCCTGGTCACCTGCACCCTCGGTGAGCGTGGTGAGGTCATTCCGCCCGAGCTCGCGCATCTCACCGGGGCCGCCCTCGGCGCGTACCGGCTGCGTGAGCTGGACGCGGCCATGCGTGCCCTCGGCGTGGCCGACCACCGGCTGCTCGGCGGACCCGGCCGGTACGGGGACTCCGGGATGATGGGGCTCGCTGACAACGACGACCCCGGCTGCTTCTGGCAGGCGGACGTCGACGAGGCGGCCGGGTACCTCGTCGAGGTGATCCTTGAGGTCCGCCCGCAGGTCGTCGTGACGTACGACCCGGACGGCGGCTACGGCCACCCCGACCACATCCAGGCCCACCGCGTCGCCATGCGGGCGGTGGAACTGGCCGCCGAGGCCGGCTGGAGCGTCCCCAAGGTGTACTGGAACCGGGTGCCCCGTCCGGTCGCCGAGGAGGGCTTCGCCCGGCTCCGGGAGGCGCTGCCCGGCCTGCCCTTCGCGAAGGCCGGCGCGATCGACGACGTACCGGGTGTCGTGGACGAGGACCGCGTCACCACCGCCGTCGACGGGACCGCGTACGCCGCCGCCAAGGCCGCCGCCATGCGCGCCCACGCCACGCAGGTGGAGGTGGCCGAGCCCTGGTTCGCCCTCTCCAACCAGCAGGCCCAGCCGCTCTTCACCGACGAGTACTACGAGTTGGTACGTGGTGAGGGTGTTGAGCGGGATGCGGGTGTTGAGCGTATTTCCGTACGTGAGACCGATCTGTTCGACGGGATCGCAGTGACTGCGGAGGGTGGTGCGCGATGA
- a CDS encoding helix-turn-helix domain-containing protein encodes MSVDSDAGQLKGEADEPGWEVDPDDEWGVAVVATVGRQLKLRREAAGMRAADFGRALGYGEDIVYKIEGGKRIPRPEYMVKADELLGAGGLLSAMNEDLEKVRYPKKVRAIAKMEAKAVEVGVYECSNIVGLLQTPEHARALFEVWQPSYSKEEMERRVSARMARQSIFDRDPAPALNFVQEEATLRRRVGGTMERRQQFERLLEMGRLRNVTLQVMPMDSAPHPGMGGRIELLKFADGTAVGRSDGAFNGRPIYEPKQLRILELRFGTIRALALPPGESLTLIEQLLGET; translated from the coding sequence ATGAGCGTGGACAGTGACGCGGGGCAGCTCAAGGGTGAGGCGGACGAGCCGGGTTGGGAGGTGGACCCGGACGACGAGTGGGGTGTGGCGGTCGTGGCGACCGTCGGACGTCAGTTGAAGCTGCGGCGCGAGGCAGCGGGGATGCGGGCCGCCGACTTCGGCAGGGCGCTCGGGTACGGCGAGGACATCGTCTACAAGATCGAAGGCGGGAAGCGCATCCCCCGGCCCGAGTACATGGTGAAGGCCGACGAGCTGCTGGGGGCGGGCGGGCTGCTCTCCGCGATGAACGAGGACTTGGAGAAGGTCCGGTACCCGAAGAAGGTACGGGCCATCGCGAAGATGGAGGCGAAGGCGGTGGAGGTCGGGGTATACGAGTGCAGCAACATCGTCGGCCTGTTGCAGACGCCTGAGCATGCGCGAGCATTGTTCGAGGTGTGGCAACCGTCGTACTCAAAAGAGGAGATGGAACGTCGCGTGTCGGCTCGTATGGCCCGCCAGTCGATCTTCGACCGTGACCCCGCCCCCGCCCTCAACTTCGTCCAGGAAGAAGCAACGCTCCGACGCCGAGTCGGAGGCACAATGGAGCGACGACAGCAGTTCGAACGCCTGCTAGAGATGGGACGGTTGCGCAACGTCACGCTTCAGGTGATGCCGATGGACAGTGCACCCCACCCCGGTATGGGTGGCAGGATTGAGTTGCTGAAGTTCGCGGACGGCACGGCGGTTGGGCGCTCCGACGGCGCGTTCAACGGCCGCCCGATTTACGAACCGAAGCAGCTGAGGATCCTTGAGCTGCGGTTTGGCACCATTCGGGCACTGGCTCTCCCACCGGGGGAGTCACTGACCCTCATCGAACAACTGCTGGGAGAAACATGA
- a CDS encoding ATP-binding protein codes for MNQQIAAPEAQPVDAFRNFSVRLSPTPRGARLARLLTAEQLRSWGLPLDPARQIVAELAANAATHGRVPGRDFRLTVYVIGATLRIEVTDTCGDRPPCPQPPSDDAESGRGLALVEALADRWGWEPVLRPRKTVWAEVVLPSDAMASKREHLT; via the coding sequence GTGAACCAACAAATCGCCGCCCCCGAGGCCCAACCCGTAGACGCCTTCCGCAACTTCAGCGTGCGCCTGTCCCCCACACCCCGTGGCGCCCGCCTGGCCCGGCTGCTCACCGCCGAGCAACTCCGCTCCTGGGGACTCCCTCTGGACCCAGCCCGCCAGATCGTCGCCGAACTGGCAGCGAACGCGGCCACCCACGGACGCGTCCCGGGCCGCGACTTCCGGCTCACGGTGTACGTCATCGGCGCCACCTTGCGCATCGAGGTGACTGACACGTGTGGTGACCGACCGCCGTGTCCTCAACCTCCGTCCGACGACGCGGAGTCCGGGCGGGGCCTCGCCCTGGTGGAGGCGCTTGCCGACCGTTGGGGGTGGGAGCCAGTGCTGCGCCCGCGTAAAACGGTGTGGGCCGAGGTCGTACTCCCATCGGATGCGATGGCCTCGAAACGCGAACACCTGACGTAG
- a CDS encoding ABC transporter ATP-binding protein — MDPMETTPVVAFDQVTKSYGEVRAVDGLTLTLRPGETVALLGPNGAGKSTTLDLLLGLKQPDSGTVGVLGRSPRDAIVGGHVGAMLQSGGLMDEVTVRELVSLVRALHPRPFPVGEVLSRAGITQLADRKVNKLSGGQEQRVRFALATAGDSALIVLDEPTTGMDVTARQAFWATMREQADQGRTVLFATHYLEEADATADRVLVLHRGRLLADGTAAEIKAKAGARRISFDLETGATGATGASGEAPAEEAVLRTLPFLTSLDVSGQKVRIQSSDADATVHALYGLGLYPRNLEVAGLGLEQAFVTLTAAAEEARTA, encoded by the coding sequence ATGGACCCCATGGAAACCACCCCAGTGGTCGCGTTCGACCAGGTCACCAAGAGCTACGGCGAGGTCCGGGCCGTCGACGGGCTCACGCTCACCCTCCGGCCCGGCGAGACCGTGGCGCTCCTGGGCCCCAACGGTGCCGGGAAGTCGACCACCCTGGACCTGCTCCTCGGGCTGAAGCAGCCCGACAGCGGCACGGTCGGTGTCCTCGGCCGCAGTCCCCGGGACGCCATCGTCGGCGGGCATGTCGGTGCCATGCTCCAGAGCGGCGGCCTGATGGACGAGGTCACCGTCCGCGAGCTCGTGTCGCTGGTCCGCGCCCTGCACCCGCGCCCCTTCCCGGTGGGCGAGGTCCTCTCCCGGGCCGGGATCACCCAGCTCGCCGACCGCAAGGTCAACAAGCTGTCCGGCGGGCAGGAGCAGCGCGTCCGGTTCGCGCTCGCCACGGCCGGGGACAGCGCCCTGATCGTCCTGGACGAGCCCACGACCGGCATGGACGTCACCGCCCGCCAGGCCTTCTGGGCGACCATGCGCGAGCAGGCGGACCAGGGCCGTACGGTCCTGTTCGCCACCCACTACCTGGAGGAGGCGGACGCGACAGCGGACCGCGTCCTCGTCCTGCACCGGGGCCGGCTGCTGGCCGACGGCACGGCCGCCGAGATCAAGGCGAAGGCGGGCGCCCGCCGGATCTCCTTCGACCTGGAGACCGGGGCGACCGGGGCGACGGGGGCGAGCGGGGAGGCCCCGGCGGAGGAGGCGGTACTGCGCACCCTGCCCTTCCTCACCTCCCTCGACGTGTCCGGTCAGAAGGTCCGCATCCAGTCCTCCGACGCCGACGCGACCGTCCACGCCCTGTACGGGCTCGGCCTCTACCCGCGCAACCTCGAAGTGGCCGGCCTGGGCCTTGAACAGGCGTTCGTCACCCTCACCGCCGCGGCCGAGGAGGCGCGCACAGCATGA
- a CDS encoding nSTAND1 domain-containing NTPase: MRNRFQVALQIMLALVACLLGIATNYATSTDEAPWVLEAIQRFSVPAIGLLIVALVVGQVVVYRLENPAPPRTVWPRQRVPYPGLDAFDEDEAAVYFGRDTQAAELARRLNSTANRPGDRFLVLIGASGSGKSSLVRAGVMPRLRERRWTVVPAFAPGPNPLGALAGALAAVADGQEPASAVLRRLRQGPDALRAELSRLRGGRFRRILLVVDQFEEIVTLAGERERAQFLEALRICVEQDSAVRVLVTLRVDLLGRLLGTGHAELLQHPVAIGTLGRAQLADVVERPGALVGLSFEPGVVDSIVSETGTDDALPLLAYLLQELYFASGPGGTVTEELYRRLGGVPGALARQADNTVTGLGEGVGIDSVLRVLLRFVTVEGQDVARRHVPLSELDDRDRYVVDAFVEARLLRTDAAGGGSAPVREPYAQVTHEALFRQWAPLRQEVEARAERLRERAELERWAADWERAGRSDDYLLTGERLTVARRWLEALEESGQASTPTRALVESSQRHDLTFLSRVSESIGRQVLVSAESEPERSLLLSLAALGECTPTPSARRGLMAVLAASHLRSRLDGHTDTVRHIAWSPDGRMLATASRDGTARVHDARSGRSLLVLPCDGVMVESVAWSADSARVATAGRDRVVRIWDATSGEPVRLLTGAGDINRQVAWSPSGQHLAASCKDRIVRVWEADTGRLVHELDGHGEDVWGVAWSPEGNRLASASHDQTAIVWDLTTGRAAVTLTGHSDFVEGIAWSPDGRQIATGSGDHTARIWDAGTGDLRLLVRGHTDYVWNLAWSPDGRMLASASSDRTVRIVGTEDAKVLAVLRGHADTVWGVTWSPCGTMLATSSTDGTGMVWDLRPRGAEAVLADGHRAPVNQAAWSGDGALFATASDDGTVRVWDAATGAPAGPVTELEARVWAVAWAPHGQRLAFGTNDGLFRMTDGRGGTVFERQGEVVEGCAWSPNGGRIATGGHDGTVRVLSAPDGTELLELTEHQDWVGRVAWSPSGRLLASCSDDRTCRLWDIGEGRQFTVLRGHDNYVEDAAWSPDETRIATASGDWTAAVWDVPTGRRIEVLKGHEGRLRAVAWSPDGRHIATGADDRTVRVWSAATFEEIAVVGVHQDKVTSVAWSPDGTRLLTGSADGTARVWRAEPDYDRLEAVARGRVFRTLTREERRHHLLPLDPA; encoded by the coding sequence GTGAGGAACCGCTTTCAGGTCGCGCTCCAGATCATGCTGGCTCTCGTGGCCTGCTTACTGGGGATCGCCACCAACTACGCGACCAGCACCGATGAGGCTCCCTGGGTACTGGAGGCGATTCAGCGGTTCTCCGTCCCGGCTATCGGGCTGCTGATCGTGGCGCTGGTGGTCGGGCAGGTCGTCGTCTACCGGCTGGAGAATCCCGCGCCGCCCCGGACCGTGTGGCCGCGTCAGCGGGTTCCGTACCCGGGCCTCGACGCATTCGACGAGGACGAGGCAGCCGTCTACTTCGGCAGGGACACACAGGCCGCCGAGCTGGCCCGAAGGCTGAATTCCACCGCGAACCGCCCCGGGGACCGGTTCCTGGTGCTGATCGGGGCGTCCGGGAGCGGGAAGTCCTCACTGGTCAGGGCCGGGGTGATGCCCCGGCTTCGGGAGCGCCGCTGGACCGTCGTACCGGCCTTCGCCCCCGGACCCAACCCGCTGGGTGCTCTCGCGGGCGCGCTGGCGGCCGTCGCCGACGGGCAGGAACCGGCGAGTGCCGTACTGCGCAGGCTGCGCCAGGGGCCGGACGCTCTGCGTGCCGAGCTGTCACGGCTGCGTGGCGGCCGGTTCCGGCGGATACTCCTCGTCGTCGACCAGTTCGAGGAGATCGTCACCCTGGCGGGTGAGCGTGAACGCGCCCAGTTCCTTGAAGCATTACGTATCTGCGTGGAACAGGACTCGGCGGTCCGTGTGCTGGTCACTCTCCGGGTGGACCTCCTCGGTCGGCTCCTTGGCACCGGACACGCGGAACTCCTTCAACATCCCGTCGCCATCGGCACATTGGGCAGAGCACAGCTCGCCGACGTTGTGGAGCGACCTGGCGCCCTCGTCGGCCTCAGCTTCGAGCCCGGAGTCGTCGACTCCATCGTGAGTGAGACCGGGACGGACGACGCACTACCGCTGCTCGCCTACCTCCTCCAGGAGTTGTACTTCGCCTCCGGCCCTGGCGGGACTGTCACCGAGGAGTTGTACCGGCGGCTCGGCGGAGTGCCTGGCGCGCTGGCGCGCCAGGCGGACAACACCGTGACCGGGCTCGGCGAGGGTGTGGGTATCGACTCAGTCCTCCGCGTCCTGCTCAGATTCGTCACAGTCGAGGGCCAGGACGTGGCCCGACGCCATGTGCCGTTGTCCGAACTCGATGACCGGGACCGGTATGTGGTCGATGCCTTCGTCGAGGCGCGGCTCCTGCGTACGGACGCGGCGGGCGGCGGTTCCGCACCCGTCAGGGAGCCTTATGCGCAGGTGACGCACGAAGCCTTGTTCCGACAGTGGGCCCCGCTGCGGCAGGAGGTCGAGGCGCGGGCCGAACGACTTCGCGAGCGCGCCGAACTGGAGCGATGGGCGGCCGACTGGGAGCGGGCCGGACGCAGCGACGACTATCTCCTCACCGGGGAGCGCCTCACGGTTGCCCGGCGCTGGCTCGAAGCATTGGAGGAGTCCGGGCAGGCGTCCACGCCCACCCGCGCTCTCGTCGAGTCCTCACAGCGCCACGACCTGACCTTCCTGAGCCGGGTCTCCGAAAGTATCGGCCGTCAAGTCCTTGTCAGCGCGGAGAGCGAGCCGGAGCGCTCCCTGCTGCTCTCGCTCGCCGCGCTCGGCGAATGCACGCCCACACCCTCGGCCCGGCGCGGACTGATGGCGGTGCTGGCAGCGAGTCACCTCCGTTCCCGGCTCGACGGGCACACCGACACTGTTCGGCACATCGCGTGGTCCCCCGACGGGCGCATGCTGGCCACGGCGTCCAGAGACGGCACGGCCCGCGTTCACGACGCACGGTCCGGGCGCAGTCTGCTGGTGTTGCCCTGCGACGGGGTCATGGTCGAGTCCGTCGCCTGGTCGGCGGACTCGGCGCGAGTGGCGACCGCCGGCCGTGACCGTGTCGTACGCATCTGGGACGCCACGTCGGGGGAGCCGGTTCGGCTGCTCACGGGAGCCGGAGACATCAACCGACAGGTGGCCTGGTCGCCGAGCGGGCAGCATCTGGCGGCGAGTTGCAAGGATCGGATCGTGCGGGTCTGGGAGGCCGATACCGGACGGCTCGTGCACGAACTGGACGGGCACGGCGAGGACGTGTGGGGTGTGGCCTGGTCGCCGGAAGGCAACCGCCTTGCCTCCGCCTCACACGACCAGACCGCGATCGTGTGGGACCTGACGACCGGACGAGCGGCCGTCACACTCACCGGGCACTCCGACTTCGTCGAAGGCATCGCCTGGTCGCCGGACGGTCGGCAGATCGCAACCGGCTCCGGGGACCACACCGCCCGTATCTGGGACGCTGGGACCGGCGACCTGCGCCTGCTGGTACGGGGACACACCGACTACGTGTGGAACCTGGCCTGGTCGCCGGACGGGCGGATGCTGGCCAGTGCATCCTCCGACCGCACCGTGCGCATCGTCGGAACCGAGGACGCCAAGGTCCTGGCTGTTCTGCGTGGCCACGCCGACACCGTGTGGGGCGTGACCTGGTCACCCTGCGGGACCATGCTCGCCACCAGTTCCACCGACGGTACCGGCATGGTGTGGGACCTGCGCCCTCGTGGCGCCGAGGCCGTACTGGCCGACGGCCACCGAGCCCCGGTCAACCAGGCCGCGTGGTCCGGGGACGGTGCCCTCTTCGCCACGGCTTCGGACGACGGCACCGTACGGGTGTGGGACGCGGCCACCGGTGCTCCGGCGGGACCGGTGACGGAGTTGGAGGCCCGGGTGTGGGCCGTCGCCTGGGCCCCGCACGGGCAACGGCTTGCGTTCGGCACCAACGACGGCCTGTTCCGAATGACCGACGGGCGCGGCGGCACAGTGTTCGAACGGCAGGGTGAGGTCGTCGAGGGGTGTGCCTGGTCGCCGAACGGCGGACGCATCGCCACTGGCGGCCACGACGGCACGGTGCGTGTCCTGTCCGCGCCGGACGGGACCGAGCTGTTGGAACTGACGGAACACCAGGACTGGGTGGGGCGCGTGGCCTGGTCGCCGAGCGGACGCCTACTCGCCAGTTGTTCCGACGACCGGACGTGCCGACTATGGGACATCGGGGAGGGGCGGCAGTTCACAGTGCTGCGCGGCCACGACAACTACGTGGAGGACGCGGCCTGGTCCCCGGACGAGACGAGGATCGCCACCGCTTCCGGCGACTGGACGGCAGCCGTGTGGGACGTCCCCACCGGGCGGCGCATCGAGGTGCTGAAGGGACATGAGGGACGGCTTCGTGCCGTTGCCTGGTCACCCGACGGCCGACACATTGCCACGGGCGCCGACGACCGCACCGTACGGGTCTGGTCCGCTGCCACCTTCGAGGAGATCGCCGTCGTCGGTGTGCACCAGGACAAGGTGACCTCCGTGGCCTGGTCCCCGGACGGCACGAGGCTGCTCACGGGATCGGCCGACGGGACGGCGCGCGTGTGGCGGGCCGAGCCGGACTATGACCGGCTGGAGGCGGTCGCCCGGGGAAGGGTCTTCCGTACCCTCACCCGCGAGGAGCGGCGGCATCATCTGCTGCCGCTCGACCCCGCGTGA
- a CDS encoding type I restriction-modification system subunit M: protein MTAPADVPQPATEPAEKAKAVAQTNTLVSKLWNYCNVLRDNGMSTIEYVEQLSYLLFLKMVDEIQSDPWGGQDMSGIVPAEYNWQSLVGKRGVELEKHYTDTLEHLGRHPKTTIGTIFDGAQNRITKPALLEKLVVELIGREEWTLQGADLKGDAYEGLLNKGASDTKTGAGQYFTPRALIDAMVDVTQPGPDDTVTDPACGTGGFLIAAHSYIRDHHMKKMSLDERMAYDSGRKIWGNELVTGTARLAAMNMLLHGIGKSDGPSLISVGDALAEKPSGRHATLVLANPPFGRKSAITVIGQDGDVEKEDIQYDRDDFTATTTNKQLNFLQHIMSLTAVGGRAAVVLPDNVLFEGGAGEKVRRKLLDEFDLHTILRLPTGIFYAGGVKANVLFFDKKPPRADGKPHTIETWIYDFRVGQHFTLKQRPLTRAHLDDFVAAYRVGEPRSSRVESEDDNGPFRKFSYEDLIARDKVNLDITWMKDPALDDADSGLAPEVIAEEIVRDLQAALNEFTAIARSLGAEVDVPEAEIE, encoded by the coding sequence GTGACCGCCCCAGCAGACGTCCCGCAGCCCGCAACAGAGCCCGCCGAGAAGGCCAAGGCCGTCGCCCAGACGAACACCCTGGTCTCCAAGCTCTGGAACTACTGCAACGTCCTCCGCGACAACGGCATGTCCACCATCGAGTACGTCGAGCAGCTCTCGTACCTGCTCTTCCTCAAGATGGTGGACGAGATTCAGAGCGACCCCTGGGGCGGCCAGGACATGAGCGGGATCGTTCCCGCCGAGTACAACTGGCAGTCACTCGTGGGCAAGCGTGGTGTCGAGTTGGAGAAGCACTACACCGACACTCTCGAACACCTGGGCCGCCACCCCAAGACCACCATCGGAACGATTTTCGACGGCGCCCAGAATCGCATCACCAAGCCCGCCCTCTTGGAGAAGCTGGTCGTTGAGCTGATCGGCCGGGAGGAGTGGACTCTCCAGGGTGCGGACCTCAAGGGCGACGCCTACGAGGGGCTGCTGAACAAGGGGGCCTCGGATACCAAGACCGGCGCCGGCCAGTACTTCACGCCCCGCGCGCTCATCGACGCGATGGTCGACGTCACTCAGCCCGGTCCTGACGACACCGTCACCGACCCGGCCTGCGGTACCGGCGGCTTCCTCATCGCGGCTCACTCCTACATCCGCGACCACCACATGAAGAAAATGTCGCTGGACGAGCGGATGGCCTACGACAGTGGCCGCAAGATCTGGGGCAACGAACTCGTCACTGGCACCGCCCGCCTCGCTGCGATGAACATGCTCCTCCATGGCATCGGCAAGAGCGACGGGCCCAGTCTTATCAGCGTCGGCGACGCGCTCGCCGAGAAGCCCAGCGGACGGCATGCCACCCTCGTCCTCGCCAACCCTCCCTTCGGCCGCAAGTCCGCAATCACCGTGATCGGCCAGGACGGCGATGTCGAGAAGGAGGACATTCAGTACGACCGTGACGACTTCACCGCGACGACCACGAACAAGCAGCTGAACTTCCTGCAACACATCATGTCGCTCACGGCAGTTGGTGGACGCGCCGCTGTCGTCCTGCCCGACAACGTCCTCTTCGAGGGCGGGGCCGGTGAAAAGGTCCGGCGCAAGCTGCTCGACGAGTTCGACCTCCACACCATCCTGCGCCTGCCGACAGGCATCTTCTACGCCGGTGGCGTGAAGGCCAACGTCCTCTTCTTCGACAAGAAGCCCCCGCGCGCCGACGGCAAGCCGCACACCATCGAGACCTGGATCTACGACTTCCGCGTCGGCCAGCACTTCACGCTCAAACAGCGCCCCCTCACCCGAGCTCACCTAGACGACTTTGTGGCGGCTTACCGCGTCGGCGAGCCCAGGTCCTCCCGCGTCGAGTCCGAGGACGACAACGGGCCGTTCAGGAAGTTCAGTTACGAGGATTTGATCGCTCGCGACAAGGTCAACCTCGACATCACCTGGATGAAGGATCCGGCCCTTGACGACGCCGACAGCGGTCTGGCGCCCGAGGTGATCGCAGAGGAGATCGTCCGCGACCTTCAGGCCGCCCTGAACGAGTTCACGGCCATCGCCCGCTCCCTGGGCGCCGAGGTCGATGTACCGGAGGCGGAGATCGAGTAG
- a CDS encoding ABC transporter permease, whose translation MNDLIRLEITRALRNRKFLFFSVIYPSALFLLIAGSADSTTKVTGTDLNLPTFFMVSMASFGALTAVLMGNSERIAKERESGWVRQLRLTPLPGRGYVLAKTASAAVISLPSIVIVFVVAAAVKDVRLDAWKWLALTGAIWVGSLVFAALGVAIGYLASGDAVRPITMIVYFGLSMLGGLWMPTTTFPQWLQDIAKWLPTHAYAALGRSIELGDAPQAKDVAILAVSFVLFAGGAAWLYRKDTLKA comes from the coding sequence ATGAACGACCTCATCAGGCTCGAAATCACCCGGGCCCTGCGCAACCGCAAGTTCCTGTTCTTCTCGGTGATCTACCCCTCCGCGCTGTTCCTGCTGATCGCGGGCAGCGCCGACAGCACCACGAAGGTGACGGGCACCGATCTCAATCTCCCGACCTTCTTCATGGTCTCCATGGCCTCCTTCGGCGCCCTCACGGCCGTCCTGATGGGCAACAGCGAGCGCATCGCCAAGGAGCGCGAGAGCGGCTGGGTACGGCAGTTGAGGCTGACCCCGCTGCCGGGCCGGGGCTATGTGCTCGCGAAGACGGCGAGCGCGGCCGTGATCAGCCTCCCGTCGATCGTGATCGTCTTCGTCGTCGCGGCGGCCGTGAAGGACGTACGCCTGGACGCCTGGAAGTGGCTGGCGCTCACCGGCGCGATCTGGGTGGGCAGCCTCGTCTTCGCGGCCCTGGGGGTCGCCATCGGCTATCTCGCGAGCGGGGACGCGGTCCGTCCGATCACGATGATCGTGTACTTCGGCCTGTCCATGCTCGGCGGCCTGTGGATGCCGACCACGACCTTCCCGCAATGGCTCCAGGACATCGCGAAGTGGCTGCCCACGCACGCGTACGCTGCCCTGGGGCGGTCCATCGAGCTGGGCGACGCCCCGCAGGCGAAGGATGTGGCGATCCTGGCCGTCTCGTTCGTCCTCTTCGCGGGCGGCGCGGCCTGGCTGTACCGGAAGGACACGCTGAAGGCGTGA